Proteins co-encoded in one Haloarcula pelagica genomic window:
- a CDS encoding DUF3179 domain-containing protein translates to MATRRSVLRGVGVVGASVIAGCLGGPDSPTAGQSGQRADGDDPTGTDDEIERPPLAEESRYLGYDIGTLDEAVVSGGVPKDGIPAIDEPTFTAAGSASLDDGAPVFGLVRGGDVRAYPQRILVHHEIVNDTVDGEPVAVTYCPLTGTAQGFERGPVEFGVSGNLVNSNLVMYDRGTDSRWPQMLATAIDGPLAGETLREFRVVWTTWGKWRGAYPETRVLTEDTGYTRRYGSDPYGRYDPPGGYYTSDRTLFEPLARDGRAHPKSVVVGTRTAEGALAFDKETLLSAGVLTGTIDGKQYVAVADDRLSTGYVYANPDGVTVEQRPDGYRVAGETADADSLPLARSLAFDAMWFAWAGFYPESEYVD, encoded by the coding sequence ATGGCGACGCGACGATCGGTCCTCCGCGGCGTCGGTGTGGTCGGCGCGTCCGTGATCGCGGGCTGTCTCGGTGGTCCCGACTCGCCGACCGCCGGACAGTCGGGCCAGCGGGCCGACGGTGACGACCCGACGGGGACCGACGACGAGATCGAACGGCCGCCCCTCGCAGAGGAATCGCGATATCTGGGCTACGACATCGGGACTCTCGACGAAGCGGTCGTCAGCGGCGGCGTGCCGAAAGACGGTATCCCGGCGATCGACGAACCGACGTTCACGGCAGCGGGGTCGGCGTCGCTCGACGACGGTGCCCCCGTCTTCGGCCTCGTCCGCGGGGGCGACGTTCGAGCGTACCCACAGCGGATTCTGGTCCACCACGAGATCGTCAACGACACCGTCGACGGCGAGCCGGTCGCGGTCACGTACTGTCCGCTCACGGGGACTGCTCAGGGGTTCGAGCGCGGGCCGGTCGAGTTCGGCGTCTCCGGGAACCTCGTCAACTCGAACCTCGTGATGTACGATCGCGGGACCGACAGCCGGTGGCCTCAGATGCTGGCGACGGCGATCGACGGACCGCTCGCGGGCGAGACACTCCGGGAGTTCCGGGTCGTCTGGACGACCTGGGGGAAGTGGCGCGGGGCCTACCCCGAGACGAGGGTCCTGACCGAGGACACTGGGTACACGAGACGGTACGGGAGCGATCCGTACGGTCGGTACGACCCGCCGGGTGGGTACTACACGAGCGATCGGACGCTGTTCGAGCCGCTGGCTCGGGACGGCCGGGCACACCCCAAGTCCGTGGTCGTCGGGACGCGGACGGCCGAAGGGGCGCTCGCGTTCGACAAGGAGACGCTGCTCTCGGCCGGGGTCCTGACCGGAACGATCGACGGGAAGCAGTACGTCGCCGTGGCCGACGACCGGCTGTCGACGGGGTACGTCTACGCGAATCCCGACGGTGTCACGGTCGAGCAGCGGCCCGACGGCTACCGCGTCGCCGGCGAGACGGCGGACGCCGACTCGCTCCCACTGGCGCGGTCGCTCGCGTTCGACGCGATGTGGTTCGCCTGGGCGGGGTTCTATCCGGAGAGTGAGTATGTCGACTGA
- a CDS encoding CopG family ribbon-helix-helix protein yields the protein MTVVSVSMPESLLERIDEFADEHGYTGRSEIVREASRNLLGEFEDKRLEGRKLMGIVTVLFDYETTNVEEKMMHLRHEHEGLVASNFHSHVGEHRCMELFVLEGDLEEISTFVGKIRATKDTLNIDYSVVPVDEFGTLADME from the coding sequence ATGACCGTCGTCAGTGTCTCGATGCCGGAGTCGTTACTGGAGCGGATCGACGAGTTCGCCGACGAACACGGCTACACCGGGCGTAGCGAGATCGTCAGAGAAGCGAGCCGGAACCTGCTGGGCGAGTTCGAGGACAAGCGACTCGAAGGCCGCAAACTCATGGGGATCGTCACCGTCCTCTTCGACTACGAGACGACAAACGTCGAAGAGAAGATGATGCACCTCCGTCACGAACACGAGGGGCTCGTCGCCTCGAACTTCCACAGCCACGTCGGCGAACACCGCTGTATGGAGCTGTTCGTCCTGGAGGGCGACCTCGAAGAGATCTCGACGTTCGTCGGCAAGATCCGCGCGACGAAAGACACCCTGAACATCGACTACTCGGTCGTCCCCGTCGACGAGTTCGGCACGCTGGCCGACATGGAGTAA
- a CDS encoding halocyanin domain-containing protein: MHSITRRQFAQTAAGTAALGATATVSAQESPDYGGWFDDVSNFDGTVDRRGQDTVEITVGAQGNNGAFAFGPAAVLVNPGTEVVWTWSGKGGGHNVKSADGGPLDSGSLASSADTTYSHTFETEGTYRYVCTPHEGLGMKGAVVVRPGAPSGDGTAGASQSSTESTASQQTAGGTETAAGERNGADGGGSATGPLGALATVIVMAFLSPLAFAALMRRQTGE; encoded by the coding sequence ATGCACTCGATAACACGACGGCAGTTCGCCCAGACGGCGGCCGGGACGGCCGCGCTGGGCGCCACGGCGACGGTATCGGCCCAGGAATCGCCCGACTACGGCGGCTGGTTCGACGACGTGTCGAACTTCGACGGCACAGTCGACAGGCGCGGCCAGGACACCGTCGAGATCACGGTCGGCGCACAGGGGAACAACGGCGCGTTCGCCTTCGGCCCCGCGGCCGTGCTGGTCAACCCCGGAACCGAGGTCGTCTGGACGTGGTCCGGCAAGGGAGGGGGCCACAACGTCAAATCGGCCGATGGCGGCCCGCTAGACTCTGGCTCGCTCGCCTCGTCGGCAGACACCACCTACAGCCACACCTTCGAGACCGAGGGGACCTACAGGTACGTCTGTACGCCACACGAAGGGCTCGGGATGAAAGGCGCGGTCGTCGTCAGACCCGGCGCACCGAGCGGTGACGGCACCGCCGGGGCGAGTCAGTCGAGCACCGAGTCGACGGCGAGCCAGCAGACGGCGGGCGGGACCGAAACGGCTGCTGGAGAGCGCAACGGGGCCGACGGCGGCGGGTCCGCGACCGGCCCGCTCGGCGCGCTCGCGACGGTGATCGTGATGGCGTTTCTCTCGCCGCTGGCGTTCGCCGCGCTCATGCGGCGACAGACCGGTGAGTAG